DNA sequence from the Eisenibacter elegans DSM 3317 genome:
CATACCGAAGCCCTGCACGTCATAGATGTCAATAGTGGCAACAAATCAAACACCGAACAAGACCAAGAGTCTACGGCCCTCAGTGTCAACCTCGAAGCCGCGCGCGAAGTCGCCCGACAGCTCCGAGTACGTGATATGGGCGGCATTATTATCATCGACTTCATAGACATGAAAAAGGCCGAACACAAAAAGCAGGTCTATGATTTTATGAAGAACGAGATGAAACGCGACCGCTCACGCGCCACTGTGCTGCCACTGACCAAGTTTGGGCTGATGCAAATCACCCGTCAGCGCGTACGCCCAGAGATGAATATCATCACGCGTGAGGTATGCCCCACTTGCAACGGCACAGGCAGCATCCAAGCAAGTATCCTGATTTCGGATGTGATTGAAGGACATCTAGAACACTTGTTTCGCAAACAAAATGAGCGTGGCATCACCGTTACGCTTCACCCATACCTCCACGCCTTTTTTACCAAAGGCATCTGGTCGCGACAGCGGCAGTGGTTGTTTATGTATGGGCGCTGGGTAAAGCTCATCAAAGACTCTTCGTTGCCTATTACTTCCTTTCATTTCCTCAACAAACACGGTGAAGAAATAGAACTGAATAATTAGACACCAATCACATTTGCCTAAACCATCCTGAAAATTCGGGATGGTTTTTTGGTGAATGGCTTGGGATATGAGTTTTCCAGAGGCTGCCAGTATTTAGAGCTTGTTTAAACTGGTCTTCACCAGTACCTAATGCTGCTTGTTGGCTGCTATGTTGTTGAAAATGGTCGTCATAGCCCTCCCACGATTTTATCGTGGGCTAGACATAAAATCTGCATTTTTCGCCTAGTATCAACACAAAAATCAGCTGTTTTTGAGAGCCACATTGAAAGTTTAAACAAGCTCCTAGTTTCTAGGATAGGGCTTCTGCACCAAAATCAGGGTGATAATAGTTGTTTGGTAGATTTATATCCCTTGCGATTTTTTTACGTTTTCTTTTCAAACTAATTTTATCGGGGTTCTTTTTGAGCAGAAATAGCGCCCACTTTCTGATGACATGTAGATTGACGATGGCATTGTCGCGTCTGATAGCCGATTGGTCTTCTCCGAAGGTAACCTCCAAGTGCCAATGCAACTGATTTTCGATGCTCCAATGTTGTCGGGTACAAAGGTACATCTGCTCGGCAAAAGGATTCATCAGACTGCTGATAAAGAAGCTGTTAGAGATATTTTCTTTGCCGTCTCTGTATATTTTTCTTTCCACCCGAATCAGGCTGTGACAGTTTTTCCAATCTTGCGCCTCCTCTAAAAATCGATTACTTTTTTGAATTGGCTTTAGACTTTACTATAATCTAGTTTATTGTATATCAGTATGTCCATTTTGGAGGGAATATTTTGAGGTGGGGCTATCATTTGGGGGTAGGTGT
Encoded proteins:
- a CDS encoding ISAs1 family transposase — its product is MQKSNRFLEEAQDWKNCHSLIRVERKIYRDGKENISNSFFISSLMNPFAEQMYLCTRQHWSIENQLHWHLEVTFGEDQSAIRRDNAIVNLHVIRKWALFLLKKNPDKISLKRKRKKIARDINLPNNYYHPDFGAEALS